From a single Pseudoalteromonas nigrifaciens genomic region:
- a CDS encoding OmpP1/FadL family transporter, translating to MEEFDSYKGLFAEQGGFDLPSSFQLGAAYKLTPSNQVVFDWQKINYSEVKSIANPINNLMSAPLGANAGAGFGWNDMTIYKLGYQWQRTPQQKIRFGVSYTEQPIPSSQVILNILAPGVQEWHFTTGFSHSFTNKVQLNAMAFYSPAKKVTGANYLAPNQQVSIEMKQTGLGVSIVWEI from the coding sequence ATGGAAGAGTTTGATAGCTATAAAGGTTTGTTTGCAGAGCAAGGCGGATTTGATCTGCCAAGTTCGTTTCAACTTGGTGCAGCTTATAAGCTTACACCCAGTAATCAGGTGGTATTTGATTGGCAAAAAATCAATTACAGCGAAGTAAAAAGTATTGCAAATCCAATCAATAACTTAATGTCAGCGCCTTTAGGAGCTAACGCCGGCGCTGGATTTGGCTGGAACGATATGACTATTTATAAGCTTGGTTATCAGTGGCAGCGTACACCGCAACAAAAGATTCGCTTTGGGGTGTCTTACACCGAGCAACCTATTCCTTCGTCCCAAGTTATATTAAATATTTTAGCGCCAGGCGTTCAAGAGTGGCATTTTACAACGGGCTTTAGCCATTCTTTTACCAACAAGGTACAATTAAACGCTATGGCTTTTTATTCGCCAGCAAAAAAAGTAACAGGTGCTAACTACTTAGCGCCGAATCAGCAAGTATCAATCGAAATGAAACAAACCGGTTTAGGTGTTTCTATTGTTTGGGAAATTTAA
- a CDS encoding late competence development ComFB family protein: MQLHEDIHNFYEKFVLEEIINRKLNEQYTDDVMADFCCTVLNQLPARYIRSDVDMAYYLSQTERMHMQQRVQTAIDVAISQIAKKKPQHEQ, from the coding sequence ATGCAATTACACGAAGATATACATAACTTTTATGAAAAATTTGTTTTAGAAGAAATAATTAATCGCAAACTTAATGAACAGTATACTGATGATGTAATGGCCGATTTTTGCTGTACTGTTTTAAATCAACTGCCTGCGCGCTATATTCGCTCCGACGTAGATATGGCCTATTATTTATCACAAACAGAGCGTATGCATATGCAACAGCGGGTGCAAACAGCCATTGATGTAGCAATTAGCCAAATTGCAAAAAAGAAACCTCAGCATGAGCAATAA
- a CDS encoding DUF6691 family protein, translating into MKAIMMVVIGFIFGLGLIISGMTNPAKVINFLTFGNQWDGSLIIVMAVAMLIMMLTWLWVAKKEKPLLSGSFNLSDLKKVDARLITGSILFGLGWGLSGICPGPGLVQLVSFKVEFLLFFAAVLGGMWLTKKLT; encoded by the coding sequence ATGAAAGCAATTATGATGGTTGTTATAGGCTTTATATTTGGCTTAGGGCTTATTATTAGCGGTATGACAAACCCCGCTAAAGTAATTAACTTTCTTACCTTTGGAAACCAATGGGATGGAAGCTTAATTATAGTGATGGCTGTTGCCATGCTAATAATGATGCTTACGTGGTTATGGGTTGCAAAAAAAGAGAAGCCACTCCTTTCAGGATCATTTAACTTAAGTGATTTGAAAAAAGTTGATGCGCGCTTAATTACTGGCTCAATACTCTTTGGTTTAGGCTGGGGTTTAAGTGGCATATGCCCAGGCCCTGGCTTGGTTCAATTAGTGTCTTTTAAAGTGGAATTTTTGTTGTTTTTTGCGGCCGTGCTAGGCGGTATGTGGCTAACTAAAAAGCTTACTTAA
- a CDS encoding YbaM family protein: MSNNLQQAPTHIKLAVDLIMLLEQHDVAPDEVLKALEIVKSDFEKKQSNKLAL; the protein is encoded by the coding sequence ATGAGCAATAATCTACAACAAGCACCAACCCATATAAAACTCGCAGTCGATTTAATTATGCTACTAGAGCAACACGACGTTGCTCCTGATGAAGTACTTAAAGCACTCGAAATAGTAAAAAGCGACTTCGAAAAAAAGCAGAGTAATAAGCTAGCTTTGTGA
- a CDS encoding primosomal replication protein: MHSPAFDKLRQQVATLKQQAEQFDKAKLFSKNRYMQAQPSLFDRAVFSTKSMNLADYVAEIEDEVSSLPPSEHRHAYTYALERIATQVQAVFNVIKSTPIWIKENKSHYKPRPKQAVYKQAVQQVIQSSHELYDELKQNHEFERRLLLMIEERKMQMDKATPAKAQKLNLEILTTHARLGRCRKAISATEEKIQRVEKQQLR, from the coding sequence ATGCACTCACCCGCTTTTGATAAACTACGCCAACAAGTTGCAACCTTAAAGCAGCAAGCCGAGCAATTTGATAAAGCCAAACTGTTTTCTAAAAACCGTTATATGCAAGCGCAACCAAGCTTATTTGACCGTGCTGTTTTTAGTACTAAAAGTATGAACCTAGCCGACTATGTAGCCGAAATAGAAGACGAAGTATCGTCTTTACCACCAAGTGAGCATCGCCATGCATACACCTACGCACTTGAACGTATAGCAACACAAGTACAAGCTGTTTTTAATGTTATTAAATCAACCCCTATTTGGATAAAAGAAAATAAAAGTCACTATAAACCGCGCCCCAAACAAGCTGTTTATAAACAAGCCGTGCAACAAGTAATACAATCATCTCATGAGCTTTATGACGAACTTAAACAAAACCACGAATTTGAACGCCGATTATTGTTAATGATTGAAGAGCGTAAAATGCAAATGGATAAAGCAACTCCAGCTAAAGCACAAAAGCTAAATTTGGAAATATTAACAACGCATGCACGCTTAGGGCGCTGTAGAAAAGCGATTTCAGCCACCGAAGAAAAAATACAGCGTGTAGAAAAACAACAACTTCGCTAA
- a CDS encoding exonuclease domain-containing protein, which produces MLDTVFIYSHGNVMKKELPAKYYLAHFRELIEFVTSKCMHLLEPKHSEFINKINQLDEQSQCMLARVYSRKPYLVQAQSLTYEEIISPHQAIYTLKKAGILFEPNEQHYSQLLAHLTKPALLELLSNYDEQISYKKSAAKGALVNSAREFFKSCPHELAPLYSQYVINNRSDYYEYFEFLFAGKLSSGDVNHQNRFVMRDLGLTATREGHSESLSRFETKAEGQSNYLLNRYRLAFKNITDENDYVALAPQVLVQAAYGAIAVALKNKLLVQLFKQLKNTNSELAFSLLEGCVDDSEAHEIQIREQYRLGNKQWVKARLEAIIENPLTDDLLYFADDFLMRKFNKQTRSRLSTMLADTQCVLEIDELYRGEVEQGVNDYYTGQGMQVFNTENTLWQSLFGLVFWHELFIDTPYPLCNEFDIYPQVLRLGNFYAAQPAQINERLAQCQTPQALLKLVCKNAAQYFDQPNGLFKWHNELLQPLEALILNSPIEALIDHLTNMSKHYLQLKDGYPDLMVIHNGKVHFEEVKAPGDKLRRNQLTTIDNLKSSGFEVHIAVVKWFIDPNRIYSVVDLETTGALKGGNKITEIGLVKVQHGKVIDTWTTLVNPQRHIPGFITSLTGISDSMVSNAPVFADIVKPLMAKLAGSIFVAHNVNFDYGFIKKECEMAKVPFKMPKLCTVVESRKAFAGLKSYSLGNLSKHFNLNLTSHHRALADATATAQLLLLIQKSQS; this is translated from the coding sequence ATGCTAGATACTGTTTTTATATACAGCCATGGCAATGTTATGAAAAAAGAATTACCAGCAAAATACTATTTAGCGCATTTTAGAGAGCTTATTGAGTTTGTAACAAGTAAATGTATGCACTTACTTGAGCCCAAGCACAGCGAATTTATTAATAAAATTAATCAGCTTGATGAGCAAAGCCAGTGTATGTTGGCGCGCGTGTATTCGCGCAAACCCTATTTAGTACAAGCGCAGTCCCTCACTTATGAAGAAATAATCTCGCCGCATCAGGCTATTTATACGCTAAAAAAAGCAGGTATTTTATTTGAGCCGAACGAGCAGCATTATTCACAGCTTTTGGCGCACTTAACCAAACCTGCTTTACTAGAGTTACTAAGTAATTACGACGAACAAATAAGCTATAAAAAGAGCGCCGCTAAAGGCGCGCTGGTGAATAGTGCCCGTGAGTTTTTTAAAAGCTGCCCGCACGAGCTTGCACCGCTTTATAGCCAGTATGTAATTAATAATCGCAGCGATTATTATGAGTATTTTGAGTTTTTATTTGCAGGTAAACTAAGCAGTGGTGATGTGAATCATCAAAACCGTTTTGTAATGCGAGACTTAGGTTTAACCGCTACGCGTGAAGGGCATAGCGAGAGCTTATCGCGCTTTGAAACGAAGGCCGAGGGGCAATCAAACTATTTATTAAACCGTTACCGATTAGCATTTAAAAATATAACTGATGAGAACGATTACGTTGCTTTAGCGCCGCAGGTTCTAGTGCAAGCTGCGTATGGTGCAATAGCTGTTGCGCTTAAAAATAAGTTATTAGTACAGCTTTTTAAACAGTTAAAAAACACCAATAGCGAACTTGCTTTTAGTTTACTTGAAGGGTGTGTTGATGATAGCGAAGCACACGAAATTCAAATAAGAGAGCAATACAGGCTTGGTAATAAACAGTGGGTAAAAGCACGCTTAGAAGCCATTATTGAAAATCCGCTAACGGATGATTTACTGTATTTTGCTGACGACTTTTTAATGCGTAAATTTAATAAGCAAACGCGTTCGCGTTTAAGCACTATGCTTGCTGACACTCAGTGCGTACTCGAAATTGACGAATTATACCGAGGTGAAGTAGAGCAAGGCGTAAACGATTATTACACTGGCCAAGGTATGCAGGTATTTAATACCGAAAACACATTGTGGCAAAGTTTGTTTGGTTTAGTATTTTGGCACGAATTATTTATTGATACCCCTTATCCGCTATGCAATGAGTTTGATATTTATCCGCAAGTATTAAGGCTTGGTAATTTTTATGCAGCGCAACCAGCGCAAATAAATGAGCGCTTAGCACAGTGCCAAACACCTCAGGCATTACTTAAATTAGTATGTAAAAATGCAGCGCAATACTTTGATCAACCTAACGGTTTATTTAAATGGCATAACGAGTTATTACAACCACTAGAAGCGCTGATTTTAAATAGCCCAATTGAGGCGTTAATCGATCACTTAACCAATATGAGTAAGCATTATTTACAGCTAAAAGACGGCTACCCCGACTTAATGGTTATCCATAACGGCAAAGTACATTTTGAAGAAGTAAAAGCCCCAGGCGACAAGCTAAGGCGAAATCAATTAACGACTATAGATAACTTAAAGAGCAGTGGTTTTGAGGTACATATAGCCGTTGTTAAATGGTTTATAGATCCCAACCGCATTTACAGCGTAGTTGATTTAGAAACGACAGGCGCATTAAAAGGCGGTAACAAAATAACCGAAATTGGCTTAGTTAAAGTACAGCATGGCAAAGTAATCGATACCTGGACTACTTTAGTTAACCCACAACGACATATACCCGGGTTTATCACGTCGCTAACCGGTATTAGCGATAGCATGGTAAGTAATGCGCCAGTATTTGCAGATATAGTAAAACCTTTAATGGCTAAATTAGCGGGAAGCATTTTTGTTGCGCACAATGTTAACTTTGACTACGGGTTTATTAAAAAAGAGTGCGAAATGGCAAAGGTGCCTTTTAAAATGCCCAAGTTGTGCACTGTGGTGGAATCGCGTAAAGCCTTTGCGGGCTTAAAGTCGTACTCGTTGGGTAATTTGTCAAAGCACTTTAATTTAAACTTAACCAGCCATCACCGAGCGCTTGCCGATGCAACCGCCACAGCGCAGTTGTTACTGTTAATTCAAAAATCACAAAGCTAG
- a CDS encoding YeeE/YedE family protein, whose translation MVTEFTPVSAAIGGALIGIACTLLLVLYGKIAGISGIVKSVFAKANSGSRWQLYFILGLLLAGVAVRVFAPSLLEGELQLSPWLIIVAGLLVGVGTTLANGCTSGHGVCGMSRFSTRSWVAMCTFMLVAIITANLVG comes from the coding sequence ATGGTAACAGAATTCACCCCAGTGTCGGCTGCAATAGGCGGTGCATTAATAGGTATAGCGTGTACGTTATTACTGGTTTTATACGGAAAAATTGCAGGCATCTCGGGCATTGTTAAGTCTGTATTTGCTAAAGCAAATTCGGGCTCTCGTTGGCAGTTATACTTTATTTTAGGGTTGTTGTTAGCAGGTGTAGCTGTAAGAGTATTTGCGCCTTCTTTATTAGAAGGCGAATTACAGTTGTCGCCTTGGCTTATTATTGTTGCGGGGCTTTTAGTTGGCGTAGGTACAACTTTAGCTAATGGATGTACAAGTGGCCATGGCGTGTGCGGCATGTCGCGTTTTTCTACCCGCTCTTGGGTTGCAATGTGTACATTTATGCTCGTCGCCATTATTACAGCAAACCTGGTAGGATAA